In a single window of the uncultured Pseudodesulfovibrio sp. genome:
- a CDS encoding GntR family transcriptional regulator, which yields MKDRLDRPTIFFTNDDVKAVIYTCLRDWILYTTLMPGQKLNERDLAQQFGVSRTPLREVLQLLAIQGLLNIRPRQGIFVAPIETNFVREVFEVRLPLEKAVARLAAERATTKDIKELRVLSDLSEEALKSGSYAEGIRLDAAFHDALSKASNNLVLRQTRESLHNVCLRYWYLILDRYQPDEIDLSAHLRLVEAVEERDSEKAAEIHGLHVSHFLQLLE from the coding sequence ATGAAAGACCGCCTGGACCGACCCACCATTTTCTTCACCAACGACGACGTCAAGGCGGTCATCTATACCTGCCTGCGGGACTGGATTCTCTACACCACCCTGATGCCGGGTCAAAAACTCAACGAGCGTGATCTGGCCCAACAGTTCGGAGTTTCAAGGACTCCGCTCAGGGAGGTGTTGCAACTGCTGGCGATCCAGGGGCTGCTCAACATCCGCCCGCGCCAGGGCATCTTTGTGGCCCCCATCGAGACCAACTTCGTGCGCGAGGTTTTCGAGGTCAGGCTTCCTCTGGAAAAGGCCGTTGCCAGGCTGGCCGCCGAGCGGGCCACCACAAAGGATATAAAGGAACTGCGCGTGCTGTCAGACCTGTCCGAGGAGGCTCTGAAATCCGGTTCATACGCAGAAGGTATTCGACTGGATGCGGCCTTCCACGACGCGCTGTCCAAGGCCTCCAACAACCTCGTCTTACGCCAGACCCGCGAAAGCCTGCACAACGTCTGCCTGCGCTACTGGTACCTTATCCTGGACCGTTACCAGCCCGATGAGATCGACTTGAGCGCCCACCTGCGTCTGGTCGAGGCCGTGGAGGAGCGGGACTCAGAAAAGGCCGCAGAGATTCACGGATTGCATGTCAGTCACTTTTTGCAATTGCTGGAATGA
- a CDS encoding isochorismatase family cysteine hydrolase: MSESNLSREVPLVPSQSALLFIDVQNFCCRRDGGEFSDLSEAEREAKYGYFFDHMESTILPNMQRLQAGFRAKGVEVLYATIESLTKDGRDRSLDYKITGFNVPKGSWDGKVLDAIAPLEDEIWLPKSSSSVFISTHIDYLLRNLGVRQLVISGVVTDQCVESAVRDACDLGYLVTLVSDGCATYSKERHEHSLKEIAGYCRQRTTEEILDELSGS, from the coding sequence ATGAGCGAATCCAATTTAAGCCGCGAAGTACCGTTAGTTCCCAGCCAGTCGGCCCTGTTGTTCATCGACGTTCAGAATTTCTGCTGTCGCCGTGACGGAGGCGAATTTTCGGACCTGTCCGAAGCCGAACGCGAGGCGAAATACGGCTATTTCTTCGACCACATGGAGTCTACGATCCTGCCCAACATGCAGCGGCTTCAGGCCGGGTTCCGCGCCAAGGGCGTGGAGGTACTGTATGCCACCATCGAAAGCCTGACCAAGGATGGCCGCGACCGCAGCCTGGACTACAAAATCACCGGATTCAACGTACCCAAGGGTTCCTGGGACGGCAAAGTGCTGGACGCCATTGCCCCGCTCGAGGACGAAATCTGGCTGCCCAAGAGTTCGTCCAGCGTGTTCATCTCCACGCACATAGACTACCTGCTGCGCAACCTCGGCGTGCGCCAACTGGTCATCAGCGGGGTGGTCACCGATCAGTGCGTCGAGTCCGCCGTGCGCGATGCCTGCGACCTCGGCTATCTGGTGACGCTGGTCTCGGACGGATGCGCCACCTATTCGAAGGAACGGCACGAGCACTCGCTCAAAGAGATTGCCGGGTATTGTCGGCAGCGGACAACGGAAGAAATTTTGGACGAATTGTCGGGCAGCTGA
- a CDS encoding N-formylglutamate amidohydrolase, whose protein sequence is MTDKGKTSLLGPEEPAAVEVVNPKGRSRFVLTCEHAGRSVPASLNGLGIDPGELARHIAWDIGAAATARRLSEQLDAPLVMQRYSRLVLDCNRPLDVPSLIPEVSDGTVIPANADLSAEEREARVNALFRPYHGAIEHILDERDGEQPCSLLFSVHSFTPKLSVNPDARPMHLGLLFMSDPLALAMKAVLDGMDHPYTVTLNAPYRAGLGSDYTVPVHGEERGLPNMLLEIRNDQIDTPKKARAMGDFLAQVLRKVDAEFGHTLTMAH, encoded by the coding sequence ATGACAGATAAAGGCAAGACGTCTCTGCTCGGACCTGAAGAACCGGCAGCGGTGGAGGTCGTCAATCCGAAGGGACGGTCGCGGTTCGTGCTGACCTGTGAGCACGCGGGGCGCTCAGTTCCGGCGTCCCTGAACGGCCTGGGCATAGACCCTGGCGAGTTGGCCCGACATATCGCCTGGGACATCGGCGCGGCCGCCACGGCCCGCAGGCTTTCCGAGCAATTGGACGCACCGCTGGTCATGCAGCGGTATTCCCGGCTGGTGCTGGATTGCAACCGTCCGCTCGACGTCCCCAGCCTGATCCCGGAAGTCAGCGACGGCACGGTCATCCCCGCCAACGCAGACCTGAGCGCCGAAGAACGGGAGGCGCGGGTGAACGCCCTCTTTCGGCCCTACCACGGGGCCATAGAGCATATTCTGGATGAGCGTGACGGCGAACAGCCCTGCTCGCTACTCTTTTCCGTACACTCCTTTACCCCGAAACTTTCGGTCAACCCCGACGCCCGGCCCATGCATCTGGGACTCCTGTTCATGAGCGATCCCCTGGCCCTGGCCATGAAAGCGGTGCTGGACGGGATGGACCACCCATACACGGTGACCCTGAATGCGCCCTACCGCGCCGGACTGGGATCGGACTACACCGTTCCGGTCCACGGCGAGGAACGCGGGCTGCCCAACATGTTGCTTGAAATCCGCAATGACCAGATAGATACCCCGAAAAAGGCCCGCGCCATGGGCGACTTCCTGGCCCAGGTCCTGCGCAAGGTCGACGCCGAGTTCGGGCATACCCTGACAATGGCTCACTGA
- a CDS encoding CinA family protein encodes MDTYLISRAVAEVGECLRVEDRLLATAESCTGGLLASTLTDTPGSSAWFAGSVVAYSNTVKNKLLGVPNEILEKHGAVSEPVVQAMAQGVLKAIGADVSVAISGIAGPSGGTPEKPVGTVWIAWAWPGGSRARQYNFQGSRDQIKSQTVMTAINGLLGVTK; translated from the coding sequence ATGGATACATATCTCATCTCGCGGGCCGTGGCCGAAGTGGGCGAATGCCTGCGCGTCGAAGACCGACTCCTGGCCACAGCCGAGTCCTGTACCGGCGGCCTGCTCGCCAGCACCCTGACCGACACCCCCGGCAGCTCCGCATGGTTCGCCGGGTCTGTCGTCGCCTACTCCAACACCGTCAAAAACAAACTCCTGGGCGTACCGAACGAAATCCTGGAAAAACACGGCGCGGTTTCCGAACCCGTGGTCCAGGCCATGGCCCAAGGCGTGCTCAAGGCCATCGGCGCGGACGTGTCCGTAGCCATCTCCGGCATCGCCGGTCCCTCTGGCGGCACGCCCGAAAAACCGGTCGGCACCGTCTGGATAGCCTGGGCCTGGCCCGGCGGCTCCCGCGCCAGGCAGTACAACTTCCAGGGGTCCCGCGACCAGATCAAAAGCCAGACCGTCATGACCGCCATCAACGGACTGCTCGGCGTGACCAAGTAA
- a CDS encoding DVU0772 family protein, which translates to MSDDTNACKQWLNEVNWDMIHEDAVTLYLEWGNNNYRDAMRSPVTTSGEYSVYFAIDTWAEPKVVLMKMDNYGSTILCSRKVPDDLAKQLQEDIKGIKGILELTPAIKEWLMKELDA; encoded by the coding sequence ATGAGCGACGACACCAACGCCTGCAAGCAGTGGCTGAACGAAGTGAACTGGGACATGATCCACGAGGATGCCGTCACCCTGTATCTGGAATGGGGCAACAACAATTATCGCGACGCCATGCGGTCACCCGTGACCACGTCGGGTGAATATTCCGTGTATTTCGCCATCGACACCTGGGCCGAACCCAAGGTGGTGCTGATGAAGATGGACAACTACGGCTCGACCATTCTCTGCTCCAGGAAGGTGCCGGACGATCTGGCCAAGCAGCTGCAGGAAGACATCAAGGGTATCAAGGGAATTCTGGAGCTGACCCCGGCCATCAAGGAATGGCTCATGAAGGAGCTGGACGCCTAA